CATCGCCCGCTTCGGCACCGACACCCAGAAGCAGCAGTGGCTCCCCGGCCTCGCCGACGGCTCCCTCACCATGGCCTTCGGCATCACCGAACCCGACGCGGGCTCCAACTCCCACCGCATCACCACCACCGCCCGCAGGGACGGCGAGGACTGGCTGCTCACCGGCCGCAAGGTCTTCGTCTCCGGCGTCGACATCGCCGACGCCACCCTCATCGTCGGCCGCACCGAGGACGCCAGGACCGGCACGCTCAAACCCTGCCTCTTCATCGTCCCGCGCGACGCCCCCGGCTTCGGGCGCTCGCAGATCGACATGGAACTCCAGGCCCCGGAGAAGCAGTTCGAGCTGGTGCTCGACGACGTACGGCTGCCCGCCGACGCCCTGGTCGGAGGGGGCCCCTCCCGCTCGAGCGAAGCCGAGAGTGGGGGAGAGGACGCCGGGCTGCTCCAGCTCTTCGCCGGACTCAACCCCGAACGCATCATGACCGCCGCGTTCGCCATAGGCATGGGCCGATACGCACTCGCCCGCGCCGTCGACTACGCGAAGACCCGCCAGGTGTGGAAGGAACCCATCGGTTCCCACCAGGCCATCGCCCACCCCCTAGCCCAGGCCCACATCGAACTGGAACTGGCCCGGCTGATGATGCAGAAGGCCGCCCGGCTGTACGACGAGGGTGACGACATCGGCGCGGGCGAGGCCGCCAACATGGCGAAATACGCGGCGGGCGAGGCCTGCGTCAAAGCCGTCGACCAGGCCGTGCACACCCTCGGCGGCAACGGCCTCACCCGCGAGTACGGCATCGCGTCCCTGATCACCGCGTCCCGCGTCGCCCGGATCGCACCCGTCAGCCGGGAAATGATCCTGAACTACGTTTCCCATCAGTCCCTGGGTCTCCCCAAGTCGTACTGACACAGGGGACTCTGTCCCTCCACCCGCCGTTCGAAGGGATTCGCCATGGCGAACGTGTTCCGCAGCGAGTATGCAGACGTCCAGCCGCTCGACCTCCCCATCCATGACGCGGTCCTCGGACAGGCCGCCGACACCTACGGCGACACGGTCGCCCTGATCGACGGCACCGACGGGGCCACTACGCTCACCTACCGGCAGCTCGACACATTCCACCGCCGGATCGCGGCGGCGCTCGCCGCCACCGGGGTCCGCAAGGGTGATGTCGTCGCCCTGCACAGCCCCAACACCCTCGCCTACCCGACCGTGTTCTTCGGAGCCACCCGGGCGGGTGCCACCGTCACCACCGTGCACCCCCTCGCCACGGCGGAGGAGTTCGCCAAACAGCTCCGCGACTCCTCCGCCCGCTGGATCGTCACCGTCTCCCCGCTCCTCGAAACCGCACGCCGCGCCGCCGAACTCGTAGGCGGCATGGAG
This sequence is a window from Streptomyces sp. NBC_01217. Protein-coding genes within it:
- a CDS encoding acyl-CoA dehydrogenase family protein encodes the protein MSTVLETEEHQALRAAVAALGKRYGRDYMTSVVREGAHPRELWAEAAKLGYLGVNLPEEHGGGGGGMTELSIVLEELGAAGSPLLMMIVSPAICGTVIARFGTDTQKQQWLPGLADGSLTMAFGITEPDAGSNSHRITTTARRDGEDWLLTGRKVFVSGVDIADATLIVGRTEDARTGTLKPCLFIVPRDAPGFGRSQIDMELQAPEKQFELVLDDVRLPADALVGGGPSRSSEAESGGEDAGLLQLFAGLNPERIMTAAFAIGMGRYALARAVDYAKTRQVWKEPIGSHQAIAHPLAQAHIELELARLMMQKAARLYDEGDDIGAGEAANMAKYAAGEACVKAVDQAVHTLGGNGLTREYGIASLITASRVARIAPVSREMILNYVSHQSLGLPKSY